The Aricia agestis chromosome 8, ilAriAges1.1, whole genome shotgun sequence genomic sequence TGCCACTGGCCCGACCAGCTTATACCCTTCTGCAATCCTAAACGTATGTTATAAGGACCGATTGACCGATGTCCGATCGAGCCTACACAATGAAGACTCTTCTTGAGCTATCAGGAATACTGAGACCAATCGGCTACCAAATATGAAACTGGTGAATACCTGGCTAGCTAAAATGcaaaacttttattacatgactACTGTGATACCCCAagggcgtagcgaggtacgggcAGCTACGGTCGGTAATGCTTACGAGTTTCtctcatattttgttaaaaaccaCGAATTCCAAGTTTCAGATTTTCTTAatctgtgtatatatatatataaccctatgtatatatatatatatatatattatatcataccatttatttaacaaaacttCATAGAAACCATATTTTGTCCttactttaattaatataaaccaTCTTTATTTCCAGCTGTCATCGGATTCAAGTGTCCCACGAAGGTGCCGGCCAACACCCAGGCCGCTAAGTTCTGGCCGTTCCCCCGCTTCCCCGTGCCCGGTGACTGTCACAGACTGATCACCTGCGTAGAAGGCAACCCTCGCCTCATCACCTGCGGAGAAGGCAAGGTTTTCGACGACCAGAACCTTACATGCGAAGACCCTGAGCTGGTACCCCACTGCGCGCATTGAGTTGAGAGTTGAGAGAATTGAAAAACGAAAAccaataatagtaataaagagAATTTActgagtataatattaaatcttatattatatataatatctcAGTGTATAACTGCAATCAATATTTCATTACTTGCGACGATTAAGTTATCACCATTTCAATGTCGCATATATAAACTCTGCAGTaaacagattaaaattaaatttcctttaCATTGTACATTAAATTGTTGGTCGTCagcaaataaaatacttaaaataatataaaaaatttcgTCATATTTTATCAGCCTTGTATGCTTTACTTCGAATTCCGGTTATTGGTTTTCGTTTTGTGatgttttgtgttttttatacTTCTGTGTAATCTCCACCGAAACACGTTATTTATTGAgtcaaaatatatttccaaGTTTACCTACTGTTACCTAAAAATACTGCgtacaaaaatattgtagattttTCTTATTACCAAAATGGTGGATTTTCCTTTCATATAATGGTCtaccaaataaatataaaaaatcgcgTGATATTAGTTACCATAGACGTATAACTAccatattgtatatatttttacaaaccagtgtaaataaaataaaaatgtaaatagaaaatttatatatgaaaataataaaatattaaaaaatatttttttttgttttagactgcttgcaattttaattatttatactagATATAAGTACCTTTTTTACGCAGAGAAACGTTTAATTCTATCTTTTTAAAGGATAGTTactattaatagtaataattactaataactGCAGGTGACCTTCCTTTCCAGCTGTTACACTCTATAAAAAGATCCAGCTGAGCTGCTAggcaacacgttttctttatcgcttctttatagaattgtcgatcaaaatgtatgaaattgacatgacATGCGTCGAATGTTTTCATAATATTGTCGAATGAGTATGTCAATTCCATGCATTTATGATGGGAGATTCTAAAAAGAAGCGATACAGAAAACATGTTGAGTAGGGGCTCAGCTATGTTATTTAAATCATCACGTCAGCATCGAACATGATCAAAATATAACACTTCTCACACCGATATAAGTGACcaactgttgcccgcgactccgtccgggtggacttcagtttacagCGCATGGTGGTTCCCGTTTCCGTGGAAAAaatggaaataaataatattattaactttgaaAGAAGAAAGGATTATAAGCGCCTTACAaatttttttccagttaaaaagtagcctatgtcctttctcaggctccaGACTAtctatgtacaaaattttatcacaatcggttcagtaatttTGGCGTGGAagcgaaacagacagacagagacacttgcacatttataacattagtatggaaaATGGCTACttagtttggtactactaatatacagggtgtaacaaaaataagtgataatactttagggtgtgtacgtgttccttgtagagagttcactgtaaaagtatcagctctgaaagacgaaatttccactttttccacttttgtatgggcaagggtcggtgcgtcacgagtttccccatacaaaagtaaaaaaattttttggtctttcagcgctgctactttcacagtgaactctctacaaggaacacgtacacaccctaatgtattatcatttatttttgttacaccctgtatattctgtGACTTAGTCTAGATGGATGTATTTTCTATACCACATTTCTGTTGTGAAAATCTACCCAGATTAGATGAGGCGACAAAATAAATTGGAATAAAAATTAGCAACAACGCGAGAAATATCTTGCTTATTGCTCTATTTATATTTCACTTTTGATACACGACGAaagtatttcataaaatacgTCTAGATAAAACGGCAGATTTTTGCTTAAAATCGGTCAGTATTTctatttttatgtgatttcagTATTTTTGGCCAAGTTCATTGATGTGCATTGACGGAACGTCCGCTAAGACTTCCAAAAGTATTGTACCAAATTCCAAAAGTGTTGTAGTGTGAAACCGGAACCAAAGGTAAAAATAAACCAAATGCTactaaagtacaaaatatttaatatcctATCTAAATAAATGCTCTACTCCTCTACTTCGGCCTGCTTGCCCTTGACTGGGCGCATGGGCTTGCGGCGGGAGGGCGAGCCGGcgggcttcggcttcggcgtgGGCGGGTTCTCCAGGGCTTCCAGCTCCGCGTCAGTCAGCTGACCCTTGTACCAGTCGGCGCTGGAAAAAAAGGAGTATTTAGCAGCTCTGGattcatgtaccatcgaggaaattgaatttgatcggatcatgtcaattcaatgttaattgtgatcggctaggtttgacgtaacgcgaccaaactacgtgtAGGTGTAGATGGGggaccatctgcctaggaattaacttctctgatagtatctgtaggccatggcctatgcgcggcagcgtcctatggcatCCTAGGGGGCGGCAGAGCCCTACAGGATGGTTGCAGAGTttgtacataggggcggcaaaattaaagtggcctatactgaatactcataaaaaatataaatccgtcCCTGGTGTTTAGTCGTGTTCCTTTCGGTAGTATTGAAAACGAAGTAAGTTAACAAAAATTTaggggatttgacataacgcatcgctGAGTGTATATTATAGCGCTTGTTATGCTTTGTGacatcatataatatattattatgataagcttgatattttatatcatacatttttaagctattacatagcttttatcgcggactttgagcgcggcgaccgaatcaagaaatttcgtaacgaaaaaaacctaacacctaACATTCTGGTCGgaacggtgtttgtgtgcgtgcgaatagacatattattatgtgttttttttttatgaaataaggcggcaaacgagcaaacgggtcacctgatggaaagcaacttccgtcacccatggacactcgcagcatcagaagagctgcgttgccggccttttaagagggaatagggtaataggggatgggaagggaagggaagggaatagggtaggggattgggcctccggtaaactcactcactcggcgaaacacagcgctgtttcacaaCGTGAAacagcaagcgctgtttcacgccggttttctgtgagaacgtggtatttctccggtcgagccggcccattcgtgccgaagcatggctctcccacacataaattatataattgtatgagttgataaaaaatgctatgcaatagctttaccgcggcagtccgcgagtgtcacacgtatttttataaattaagttCAAAGTAGTGAAAGCAACATTATGACTacgcataataatatgtttgctTGATAAATCAGTGAGCATCTAAAGCCCGCGCAACGAAGTTACGGGTAATATCGGAATatcccacagacatagatcaagatagataccgcatgtcgctccatttgtatgaaaacgagcgtgccactttttcatagctactgtgacgtaccgatgataagaaaggtgcccattatctaggccaacgtttctatattttgaatttttacagCTCAATATGGCATTTTAGGCATTtaggtatttttaaaattccgattgacgtccgattccgatagcagactaaagaacagactttcaaaAGACGCATtactcgtcgtttgggagcgcgatatggcacgcgaagtatatgcggtatctatcatgatctatgtctgtggaatATCCCTATATTTTCGGAGACCTAATAAATCAAGCTCACCATTCAGGCACCTTCCTCGCCCACTCGCACTTCTTGCTAACATCGTCGAAGGCCTGTCCGAGCTTGCAGCCGGACCGGCGCGGCGTGTTGCCGTTGATGCACACGTAGAAGAACTGGCAATCGTCGGGGTCGGCGTACCGCGGGTGCGTTAGCCCGAACGTTTCGTTGACAGCGGGACAGTCGAATGCGAAAACGTCTGGAGAGAAGAAGTACAGTTAGGCTGGCCATACGGCATACACGGACCGCATACGAATTtcttttttatactaaattcatatccgcaatacacggatcgttcgagcagttcttgagcggtcggtgcAAATTTTAATGCGACCGCTCTACCTCAGAGCAGTCGGTCCCAACTGAAACTTGCGGTTCGTCTATGGCCGGGCTAACAagagttattataattattcagaGACCTTAGGTATTCCATGTAGTAGATTGCGGTGGTGTATCGCTTACACACCGTGTTGTAGTCTAGATCCCAATCTCAGATTTTTTGGACAGCATGTCGAATGCTATTGAATGTTTAAACTCCTGTCAGAAACCTCAGAAGCAAGGCATGAattgcacaaaaaaaaaactcagactcaaatttttttgatgcgacacgtcgtctgcggttgcttcatgtcgccctctgccaaccggcacctttattcTCAACTTTTATGTCTTGTGTACTATACGTTACACGCAATAAAAAAGTCCACTTACCAGCAGCGCCACATCCCTTCTTCTTGGCCTCATCGGGCCAGGTGCAAATGCCGGTCTTCTCGTTGTAGACCAGGCCGTCGGGGCACGTGATCATGTTGAACTTGCCGTCCACGCAGTAGTAGAAGATCTTGCACTCCTTGGGGTCATCGTGAGAGAAGTAGCCGTTTTGGCGCGGGCAGTTCAGGGATGGAATTGGGGTCTCTGTGGAAAATTTTGGTTTGTTAACGACTAGCTTTTGTATCTGGCATATTAAAGACGACGAGAAGACTTTTTGgacgaaaataataataatttattatattatctagctggcctttgcccagcagtgggacagcatagacccttaaaaatatttatacttaataaaataatttggaaGTTTTGCTATTGAAATACTATTTCTGTTGTGGCTTTTTTACTGGAcaccataaatattttaaattttataaatcttCAAAATTTTGGATGCCCCAAATTCAATAAACTTAGTTCAATTATTGGTGAATAATAAGCTTCCAGGATACAATTAAcctttaagattttttaaaaactatGAAAATGCACCATATAGACATTTCCTTCACAAAAACTCGCAATTACTCAATGAAATGCAACAATAAGTATGCACGTTGCATATTCAGGCACACTATTACAATAAATTGTGCGCCAAGGCCGCCCCTTGGAATTGGAAAGTTGTTCGGCTGCAACCTTTGCCATTATAGATGAGACCAGTCGCCAGGTGGGATACGTGTGATCTAAccttttgttatttaaatgatCAAAAGACAAATATAACTTAAGAAAAATCTTTGAGTAAGAATAAAGATGTATCTTTAAGATgtgaataaagaaaatattatgtttggtaAATCATTTCTTTAAAAAAGTGTCATACTTAGAAAAATGATTccttaaataattaaagaaTCATTTTTCTAAGAAGGTCAGCATACAAGCTCTAAATATCATTTTTACGCCTTTTAAAAATTATGCCAGGTTTCTTTGCTACCACACTAGTACTCTTGTCCGTTGCAGTCTCTATTTTTCTACTATTTTCTGATCGCTAATCTTCAAACATTCCTATTTCATAATCTGGACATGTAGTCGAgaagttttctttattatttttttctttatggaatcgctgatcaaaatgtatgaaattgacattggACGAGTCGAacatcaacgtcatattaacgaacgcttatgtcaattccatacattttgatcggcgattctataagaGAGCGATAAATAAAAGTCTTACGGAGTTTAGGCCTCTGCGAGCAGTCGATGTTG encodes the following:
- the LOC121729372 gene encoding protein obstructor-E, whose amino-acid sequence is MAFKSVAVFLACFVVLASSQVPRIPRKKPANPPARTIADSERDAEITNTCPEDGFFADAEQCDKYYECRNGQIIEKLCPDGMVFNDYSPQEEKCDLPFNIDCSQRPKLQTPIPSLNCPRQNGYFSHDDPKECKIFYYCVDGKFNMITCPDGLVYNEKTGICTWPDEAKKKGCGAADVFAFDCPAVNETFGLTHPRYADPDDCQFFYVCINGNTPRRSGCKLGQAFDDVSKKCEWARKVPECADWYKGQLTDAELEALENPPTPKPKPAGSPSRRKPMRPVKGKQAEVEE